The DNA window GTTCGGCACGGTCGGCGTGTTCGGCGTCGTGGTGAACTTCGCCGTGTTCAACCTGTGCCGCCACGGGTTCCACTGGGCCCCGGTGCGGTCAGGGGTGCTCTCGACGCTGGTGGCGATCGGCATCAACTACATCGGCTACCGGTTCTGGGTGTACCGGGACCGCGACGCGGCCACCCGGTCCCGGGAGATCACCCTCTTCCTGATCTTCAGCGGCGTCGGCATGGTGATCGAGAACGGCACCCTGTGGATCTCCCACTACACCCTGGGCTTCGAGTCCGGGCTGGCCGACAACCTCGCCAAGAACGTGATCGGTCTGGGCCTGGGGACGCTCTTCCGCTTTGTCTCGTTCCGCACCTGGGTCTTCAAGGCGATGCCGGAGATGGCGG is part of the Peterkaempfera bronchialis genome and encodes:
- a CDS encoding GtrA family protein — encoded protein: MTTATPARRDLRARLRGLMHEVMKFGTVGVFGVVVNFAVFNLCRHGFHWAPVRSGVLSTLVAIGINYIGYRFWVYRDRDAATRSREITLFLIFSGVGMVIENGTLWISHYTLGFESGLADNLAKNVIGLGLGTLFRFVSFRTWVFKAMPEMAGQQSRDAIGQPEMALAEKS